In one Opisthocomus hoazin isolate bOpiHoa1 unplaced genomic scaffold, bOpiHoa1.hap1 HAP1_SCAFFOLD_132, whole genome shotgun sequence genomic region, the following are encoded:
- the LOC142359605 gene encoding LOW QUALITY PROTEIN: MAP kinase-interacting serine/threonine-protein kinase 2-like (The sequence of the model RefSeq protein was modified relative to this genomic sequence to represent the inferred CDS: inserted 1 base in 1 codon) codes for MVQKESEIPGFHRSFKEQNPFELAFDLEPRRVAGGDSGQWLCSGADVPLSQPIDIPSTKKRNKKQHCRATDSFSGRFEDVYWLHDEVLGEGAQGRVQSCVNLVTNKEYAVKIIKKHQFDVCGGVLQEVAMLNLCQGHRNILQLIEFFEEEERFYLVLEKMRGGSILTHIQQRSRLNELEASTVVRDIASALHFLHSRGIAHRDLKPGNILCERLDQVSPVKICDFGLASGIKLKGNCSPISTPELLSPCGTPEYMAPEVVENFYRNKNAPTYDKRCDLWSLGVVLYFMLSGYPPFVGRCSSSCDWDNGQACYTCEVMLLESIQEGKYEFPDKDWAHISSGAKDLISRLLVTDAKKRLSAAQVLEHPWVQGCALDNTLLTPIILQRKSSAKELTSFAAEAVAVSRQLTWCDKDEEEEAEEEARPVTISATSWAMQLXPPPESKLVVKQRQKCNLVKAVAAGQHLVAPVVVVADQA; via the exons atggtgcagaaggaatctgagatccccggtttccaccgctccttcaag gaacaaaaccccttcgagctggcgtttgacctggagccc cgcagggtggctgggggtgactcaggccagtggctttgctccggcgcagatgtgcctttgagtcagcccatcgacatccccagcaccaagaaaaggaacaagaagcagcactgcagagccaccgacagcttctccggcaggttcgaag atgtttactggctgcatgacgaggtgctgggagaaggggcccaaggcagagtccagtcctgcgttaacctcgtcaccaacaaggagtacgcagtgaag atcatcaaGAAGCACCAGTTCGACGTCTGCGGCGGGGTCTTACaggaggtggcgatgctgaatctgtgccagggacacag gaacatcctgcagctgatcgagttcttcgaggaggaggagaggttttacctggtgcttgagaagatgaggggag gctccatcctgacccacatccaacagagaagccgcttgaacgagctggaggccagcacggtggtgcgggacatcgccagcgccctgcactttttgcacagcagag gaattgctcacagggatctaaaaccgggaaatattctgtgcgagcgcctggaccag gtctccccggtgaagatctgtgacttcggcctggcaagtggcatcaaactgaaggggaattgctcccccatttccaccccggagctgctctcgccg tgcggcacccccgagtacatggccccggaggtggtggaaaaTTTTTACAGGAACAAGAATGcgcccacctacgacaagcgctgcgacctgtggagcctgggcgtcgtcctgtacttcatgctgagcgggtacccccccttcgtgggccgctgcagctccagctgcgacTGGGACAACGGCCAGGCGTGCTACACCTGCGAG gtgatgctcttggagagcatccaggaagggaagtacgagtttcctgacaaggactgggcgcacatctcctctggggccaaagatctcatttccaggctgctggtgacagatgccaagaagcggctcagtgcggcccaggtcctggagcacccctgggtgcagggg tgtgccctggataacaccctgctgacccccatcatcttgcagag gaagagcagtgccaaagagctcacctccttcgccgcagaggccgtcgccgtcagccgccagctgacatggtgcgacaaggatgaggaagaggaggcggaggaggaagcacggcccgtcaccatcagtgctacctcatgggccatgcagc taccccctcctgagtccaagctggtggtcaagcagcggcagaagtgcaacctggtcaaggcggtggctgctgggcagcacctggtagcccccgtggtcgtggtggctgaccaagcgtga